Proteins from a single region of Hordeum vulgare subsp. vulgare chromosome 6H, MorexV3_pseudomolecules_assembly, whole genome shotgun sequence:
- the LOC123403188 gene encoding F-box/FBD/LRR-repeat protein At1g51370-like yields the protein MAGRAPYTNLDPVRAAGLQRMGFDPLELDRATEQLLTYVCTSLIPDFPFPATGRLVARPVSDGVDRISRLPRALLCNIVSRLPASDAARTAALSSRWRTIWLSTQPVLVDAYLRKDDYVWPPTPANSRAITAVVSRILEAHPGPFRCVHLACSHMNAYQAQLARWLQLLAAKGVQDLVLVNRPWPCDVILPDALFTINTLVRLYIGLWKLPDTARLGSYRTFPHLRELGICSVVMEQGDVDAIVARSPVLEVLSIQGSNKGLRLHLVSESLRCVQICGSVVEDIAMVKAPLLERLILHGCRDLAGGMCTRIRILDAPNLRVVGFLEPANHVLKIRDTIIRAGMKESTTTSLTSVKILSLNVRFGIRGEAEMVPRFLKCFPNVKTLHIMSGKCNQSTGTLNLKFKEVPMEISMSGISEMYFHEFRGDEGEVAFLKSLFKSAYGLEKAAIMMANPSLTPFSPDDALSKVKSELSISPGHVVVLVSGGPEGGRPWSFQKGTDFSCEDPFSVVAVSRRTAKFSATGAA from the exons ATGGCCGGGCGGGCGCCGTACACCAACCTCGACCCCGTGAGGGCGGCCGGCTTGCAGCGCATGGGCTTCGACCCGCTCGAGCTCGACCGAGCCACGGAGCAGCTGCTCACGTACGTCTGCACCAGCCTCATCCCCGACTTCCCCTTCCCCGCCACCGGGCGGCTCGTCGCCCGccccgtctccgacggcgtagacCGCATCAGCCGCCTCCCGCGCGCGCTCCTGTGCAACATCGTCTCCCGCCTCCCCGCCTCGGACGCCGCGCGCACGGCCGCGCTCTCCTCCCGCTGGCGCACGATCTGGCTCTCCACGCAGCCCGTCCTGGTCGACGCCTACCTCCGGAAGGACGACTATGTCTGGCCCCCCACGCCGGCCAACTCGCGCGCCATCACCGCCGTCGTCTCCCGCATCCTCGAGGCGCACCCGGGGCCCTTCCGCTGCGTCCACCTCGCCTGCAGCCACATGAACGCGTACCAGGCCCAGCTCGCGCGCTGGCTCCAGCTCCTCGCCGCCAAGGGCGTCCAGGACCTCGTCCTCGTCAACCGCCCCTGGCCGTGCGACGTGATCCTCCCCGACGCGCTCTTCACCATCAACACCCTCGTCCGCCTCTACATCGGCCTCTGGAAGTTGCCGGACACGGCCCGCCTGGGAAGTTACCGGACATTTCCCCACCTCCGCGAGCTTGGCATCTGCAGCGTCGTGATGGAGCAGGGGGACGTCGACGCCATCGTCGCCAGGAGTCCCGTCCTGGAGGTCCTGAGCATCCAGGGAAGCAACAAGGGGCTGCGTCTCCACCTCGTCAGCGAGAGTCTACGGTGCGTGCAGATCTGCGGTTCTGTTGTGGAAGACATTGCCATGGTGAAGGCTCCACTCCTCGAGCGGCTCATCCTGCATGGATGCCGGGATCTGGCTGGTGGCATGTGTACCAGGATCAGGATTCTTGATGCCCCCAATCTGCGCGTGGTCGGGTTCTTGGAGCCAGCAAACCATGTCCTCAAGATCAGAGACACCATCATAAGG GCTGGGATGAAGGAGAGCACAACCACAAGTCTCACAAGCGTGAAGATCCTCAGCTTAAATGTGCGTTTTGGGATCCGGGGTGAGGCAGAGATGGTGCCCAGGTTCCTCAAATGCTTTCCCAATGTGAAGACACTGCATATCATG TCTGGAAAATGCAATCAGTCCACTGGTACGCTCAACCTCAAGTTCAAGGAGGTTCCCATGGAAATTTCCATGTCAGGCATCTCAGAGATGTATTTCCATGAGTTCCGAGGGGATGAAGGTGAGGTTGCCTTCCTCAAGTCGTTGTTCAAGAGTGCGTATGGGCTGGAGAAGGCGGCTATTATGATGGCAAATCCAAGCTTGACGCCGTTTTCACCAGATGACGCACTTTCCAAGGTGAAGAGTGAGCTCAGTATATCCCCCGGCCATGTGGTGGTGCTTGTGAGTGGAGGTCCTGAAGGAGGAAGACCGTGGAGTTTTCAGAAAGGAACTGATTTTTCATGCGAGGACCCTTTTTCAGTAGTTGCGGTCTCGCGGAGAACGGCAAAGTTTAGTGCCACTGGAGCGGCGTAA
- the LOC123405045 gene encoding uncharacterized protein LOC123405045 — MDALGHRTTWNCSTIGMLFYTTMWKDMYPKGSPKYNLMKVTGKKASHGAKKLTPKIKKTTPKVKKPRAQWNPALEKALVDLLDEHNNPYHRGQNGLINHFTYIQSCPDISKFQTKPFPLYDKLGDLYDGHIAEGNYNFTSIEATQVIDDDPEVERDETGFSFDLNQCEDDLLMYDDPRYAAQSDDPSGAIQSDDPIDGTQSDVTRAGAPGGSNKKLVKEPKKKKWDDPMVEVMANYVEIKRKQAEEESALFAESKNAQQFTITKCIAIFLNAAAEDEVSSAMFLRSEMADLPRGI; from the exons ATGGACGCGCTCGGCCACAGAACCACATGGAATTGTTCAACCATCGGCATGCTATTCTACACAACCATGTGGAAAG ATATGTATCCAAAGGGGTCTCCAAAGTACAATCTTATGAAAGTGACTGGAAAAAAGGCTTCACACGGTgcgaagaagttgacacccaAAATTAAAAAGACTACTCCAAAAG TTAAGAAGCCCAGAGCTCAGTGGAACCCGGCTCTTGAAAAGGCTCTGGTAGATTTACTTGATGAGCACAATAATCCATATCATAGAGGTCAAAATG GTTTGATAAATCATTTCACTTATATACAGTCCTGTCCAGACATAAGCAAGTTTCAAACAAAGCCATTTCCTCTGTATGACAAGCTAGGTGATCTTTATGATG GACATATAGCAGAAGGTAATTACAATTTTACATCAATTGAGGCTACACAAGTGATTGACGATGATCCTGAAGTTGAAAGAGATGAGACTGGGTTCTCTTTTGATCTGAATCAGTGCGAAGATGATTTACTCATGTATGATGATCCAAGATATGCGGCTCAAAGTGATGATCCAAGTGGAGCTATTCAAAGTGATGATCCAATAGATGGTACTCAAAGTGATGTTACTCGAGCAGGTGCTCCTGGTGGTTCCAATAAAAAGCTAGTGAAGGAGCCCAAGAAGAAAAAGTGGGATGATCCCATGGTGGAAGTGATGGCAAACTATGTGGAGATCAAACGGAAGCAAGCGGAGGAGGAGTCTGCTTTGTTCGCAGAGTCAAAAAATGCCCAACAATTCACCATCACCAAGTGCATTGCT ATTTTCCTCAATGCCGCCGCCGAAGATGAAGTGAGCTCCGCCATGTTCCTTCGGAGCGAAATGGCAGACTTACCTCGGGGTATCTAA